The Effusibacillus pohliae DSM 22757 region TACCCCGCAGGCCTCCCCAGATAAGAGCGTCATCTTTCCGCTCATGTGCCTACCCAAGTCTACTGCTATAGCCTTTGGCGGCTTTGGACTTTGCCTTGTTTTGCAGGCTCATCCGACTGTAACGGCCTCAAATTGGGTTCGTGTACCTCAAGCCGTGCGTTTGCCTCCGGCTTCCTTCAAATTCCGCCTCACGACGGACACCCTTGCCCTTGGCTACGGTAGGCGCTCGCCAGCCCCCGTTCGGGACTCTCACCCTAAAGTTAATCGCCCATGCCGAGCGCACCTTGAAAAAAACCATTGGACATTGAATCCAATGGTTTTTTGTAATTCACCTTCAGTTAAATTTGCATCCGCATGACTTCCTGATAGGCTTCGACCACCTTGTTCCGAACCTGTACCGTCATCTGCAGGGCAAGCGATGCTTTTTCACCCGCAATCATCACATTATGAATGTCTCCCCCCTGGCCCGCTGCCAGTTGGTATCCCAAATTTGCGGACTGGGTTTCCATTTCAGCCACTTTGTTTAGAATGTTTCCCAGCACTGAAGCAAAAGACTCTTGCGAGGCGGTCTTTGGGGCCACTCCTGTCTCCCCAACTGTCAACGGGGATATTTGTGAGATGGGACGAATCATCCTTAGCTCCTCCTAGATTGAATTAATTTCATTGTCCTACCTGTCTGTGATTATCGTCCTCCACCCTGAATTGCGGTACGAAGCTTGTTAAAGTGTCCGCTGATCAGCTGCACGACGGCGTTGTATTTGATCTGATTGACAGCCAGTTGAGTCATTTCCGAGTCAATGTCCACATTGTTACCGTTATTGTTAACGGCTGTGGAGTTCTCCACGATAATTTCCGGTTGAATCTGGCTGATTGATCGAGGGCCAGCTGGTATATGTCTGGGATCGGTTTGCAACAATTGTATGGGTGCATTCTTTTGCTCCAGATAAGCTTGCAGGGTTGACTCAAACGATATGTCGCTTCTTTTAAAGTTTGGAGTATCCACGTTCGCAATGTTGTTGGCTAACTCTTTTTGTCTGAGACTGGCAGCGTCAAGAGTCCGTTCGTAAATTTGCATCGATTTGGTATTGATGAAACTCATGAGTTATCACCTCTGAAGGTGTCGTTTTAAAATCAATTCGACTTATATTCACAAATTCCTACATATCGTCTAACTCCTCTCCTGTGGCAGATTCTTTTACAATTTGGCCTTCCGAATAACCTTCTGATTGGTACACCCGGTGAGTGAATTTCACCAACAAATTTTCGCACTGGTCAAGCCGATTTTTTGCCTGAGCCAGCATTGGACTTGCGAAAAAATCACGTTTCATGATCTTGCGAAACCATCTTTTTAACTTCAGTAAATCGGCCTCATTTTCTTCAACTTCATGGAAAGTAAAATTCCCTTTGGCGGTTTCCGTTTCAATTTCTTTCTGAAAGATCGCGCAGCCTTCGAGAAATTCCTGATACTCTAAGGTTCGTTTCCCGTTAAACGTATCAATCAATCGTTCCTCTGTGTCCACGGAAAATTTGGATACCTCCAGCAGATGTGCTTCCCCGTTACTCGACTCAATCAGTTTTTTGATTTGCATCAGTTTTTTTCGTACTTCCGGCGTATCGGGAGCAACGCATACCGACTGTTGAATATACACAACCCCAAGT contains the following coding sequences:
- the fliE gene encoding flagellar hook-basal body complex protein FliE encodes the protein MIRPISQISPLTVGETGVAPKTASQESFASVLGNILNKVAEMETQSANLGYQLAAGQGGDIHNVMIAGEKASLALQMTVQVRNKVVEAYQEVMRMQI
- a CDS encoding Chromate resistance protein ChrB — translated: METGFSWIVFSYKVPSEPSTLRVRIWRNLKELGVVYIQQSVCVAPDTPEVRKKLMQIKKLIESSNGEAHLLEVSKFSVDTEERLIDTFNGKRTLEYQEFLEGCAIFQKEIETETAKGNFTFHEVEENEADLLKLKRWFRKIMKRDFFASPMLAQAKNRLDQCENLLVKFTHRVYQSEGYSEGQIVKESATGEELDDM
- the flgB gene encoding flagellar basal body rod protein FlgB — encoded protein: MSFINTKSMQIYERTLDAASLRQKELANNIANVDTPNFKRSDISFESTLQAYLEQKNAPIQLLQTDPRHIPAGPRSISQIQPEIIVENSTAVNNNGNNVDIDSEMTQLAVNQIKYNAVVQLISGHFNKLRTAIQGGGR